CAATAAGCTGCCTGGACTTGGCTTATTCAGAGAACTGGTCAACACTTGTCTGGCTCAGCCAGGTCTGACCACCGGGCAACTTTTAGAACACTATCGTGGCACAAATGATGCTGCGACCCTTGAAAAACTGTCGATGTGGGACGATATAGCAGATAAAGATATCGCAGAAAAAACCTTCACCGACTCACTCAACCATATGTTTGATTCGATGCTTGAACTGCGCCAGGAAGAGTTGATAGCTCGTGAGCGCACACACGGTTTAAGCAGCGAAGAACGCCGGGAACTCTGGACGCTGAACCAGGAACTGGCCAAGAAATAAGAGAAAGACAAAACAAAGACAAAATCATTCGCGTTGTATCAAGGCAGCAAGTGAACGAACGCCTGGGAGTGTACATAAGTACATGACCAGGATGACAAATCCGCCGGGAGCGGATTTGAACGCTGCTTGCGGCGGCCCCGTAAGGGGCGAGGCTCAGGATGAGCCGAGTAACGAACGCAGCTAACGCAGAGACAACGTGAAAGATGAAGTATTTAACGGCTTAACTGCCGAATATCGATCGGGAAGCCCCCGACAGCCGCACGGAGAGGCAGCGGCAAAATATAAGTATGCCCTCGTTTTGCCGTTGGCGGTTTTACCGCCCAACACCAATCAAACGAATTAAGTGTGGATACCGTCTTATGGAGCAAAACCCGCAGTCACAGCTGAAGCTTCTTGTCCAACGTGGTAAGGAGCAAGGCTATCTGACCTATGCCGAGGTCAATGACCATCTGCCGGAAGATATCGTCGATTCAGATCAAATCGAAGACATCATCCAAATGATCAATGACATGGGTATTCAGGTGATGGAAGAAGCACCTGATGCCGATGATCTGCTGCTTGCTGAAACCTCCAACAGCACCGATGAAGACGCGGAAGAAGCGGCTGCCCAGGTTCTGTCCAGCGTTGAGTCCGAAATCGGTCGTACAACTGACCCGGTCCGCATGTACATGCGTGAAATGGGTACCGTTGAACTGTTAACCCGCGAAGGCGAAATCGACATCGCTAAACGCATCGAAGACGGGATTAACCAGGTTCAATGCTCCGTTGCCGAATACCCGGAAGCTATCACCTACCTGCTTGAGCAGTACGATCGTGTAGAAGCTGAAGAAGCACGTCTTTCCGATCTGATCACTGGCTTTGTCGATCCAAACGCGGAAGAAGACATGGCGCCCACGGCGACCCACGTCGGTTCTGAACTCTCTCAGGAAGAGATGGATGACGATGAAGACGAAGATGAAGAAGATGGCGACGACGACAGCAGCGATGACGACAACAGCATCGACCCTGAGTTAGCGCGTGAAAAATTCGGTGAACTGCGTACTCAGTACGAAATCACTCGCGACACCATCAAAGCGAAAGGCCGCAGCCATGCTGCCGCGCAGGAAGAAATTCAGAAGCTGTCCGAAGTGTTCAAACAGTTCCGCCTGGTGCCGAAGCAGTTCGACTACCTGGTAAACAGCATGCGCGTCATGATGGACCGCGTGCGTACTCAGGAACGTCTGATCATGAAGCTCTGCGTTGAGCAGTGCAAAATGCCGAAGAAAAACTTCATCACCCTGTTCACTGGCAACGAAACCAGCGAAACCTGGTTCAACGCGGCAATCGCGATGAACAAACCGTGGTCTGAAAAACTGCACGATGTGGCAGATGACGTTCACCGCGGCCTGCAGAAACTGCAGCAGATTGAAGAAGAAACCGGCCTGACCATCGAGCAGGTTAAAGATATCAACCGTCGCATGTCCATCGGTGAAGCGAAAGCCCGCCGTGCGAAAAAAGAGATGGTTGAAGCGAACTTACGTCTGGTTATCTCTATCGCTAAAAAATACACCAACCGTGGCCTGCAGTTCCTGGATCTGATTCAGGAAGGTAACATCGGTCTGATGAAAGCGGTTGATAAGTTTGAATACCGTCGTGGTTACAAGTTCTCCACCTATGCAACCTGGTGGATCCGTCAGGCGATCACCCGTTCGATCGCGGATCAGGCGCGTACCATCCGTATCCCGGTACATATGATTGAGACCATTAACAAGCTCAACCGTATCTCCCGTCAGATGCTGCAAGAGATGGGCCGCGAGCCTACGCCGGAAGAACTGGCTGAACGCATGCTGATGCCGGAAGACAAGATCCGTAAAGTGCTGAAGATCGCTAAAGAGCCTATCTCCATGGAAACGCCGATCGGCGACGATGAAGATTCGCATCTGGGTGATTTCATCGAGGATACCACCCTCGAGCTGCCGCTGGACTCTGCGACTACCGAGAGCCTGCGTGCCGCAACGCACGACGTTCTGGCTGGCCTGACCGCCCGTGAAGCGAAAGTTCTGCGTATGCGTTTCGGTATCGATATGAACACCGACCACACGCTGGAAGAAGTCGGTAAACAGTTCGACGTTACCCGCGAACGTATCCGTCAGATCGAAGCGAAAGCGCTGCGTAAACTGCGCCACCCGAGCCGCTCTGAAGTACTGCGTAGCTTCCTCGACGATTAATCCTTTCTGTTATTAAGAAGCTCCCTCCGGGGAGCTTTTTTTTTTGGGATTTTCCGCAGTGTACAAAAATTGGTAGGGGGCATTGCTTATACATGCAATTGTAAATGATATTTATTTTCATTATCATTTTCTTTTCGTAAACAACTGTAAAGAAAAATGACATGAATTTAAAAACATTGAAAAATCAGTCCCTCTGCGCGCTTGCGATTTCACTGGCACTTTATACCGGTTCAGCCCTGGCAAAAGACTTTACTGAGGATCAGTTCGCCTCTCAGACGCTTGGTCATGGCGTTTACGAACTGGCTTATGACGCCGGACAACAGGCTATCTATGCAGCCTCTGCCCCCTCTTTCGACAAAGATAAAACCGCCGGTGAAGTGTTCCTGTTTTCAACTGAATCATTAAAAGTCGATGAGCGGATCGCCACCGAACGCCGTCCTTTTGCGGTCTCACTGGATGAACCTAACCACATTCTCTGGCTAGGTAATGCGCTGGATGGCTCACTGACCCTGCTGGATACCCGCACCCATAAAGAAGTGAAAATGCTTCAGCTTGCAGACGAAGAAAATAAAGCCCACGTTCGTGAAGTGGTGCTCGACAAGAAGCACCACCGTCTGTATGTCTCCGGTATTGGCAGTGAAAATAAAGGTGTGCTGTGGGTTGTCGACACGCATAACCAGAAACTATTACACGCCCTCAAAGGGATGGATCCGGTCGGTTTCGCCGTTGATGAAGCTGGCGATAAAGTTTACGCCGTCACTGGCAAAGGCGAACTGGTTACCCTGGATGGCAAAACGTCGCAGGTTCTGTCGCGTGTGAAGGTTGACCCCTCCGAGCCGAAGCATTACTTCCTGAACATCGCATTAAACACGGCCAAAGGCGTCGGATTTATCGCCGATACCAACACCGCCGACGTGCTGGTAGTCCAACTGGACAGCGGTAAAATTGTTCACCGCGTTCCCACGCCAAACTCTATCGCTGCGGTCTATAACCCTGCCCGCAACGAAGTGTATGTTACCCATCGCAATGCCCGTCAGATTAGCGTTATCGATGCCAACACTTACAGCCTGAAGCACACCATCAAAACGGCAGCAATGCCAAACAGCATGGTGCTTTCTCCTGACAGCAAAACGCTCTTCGTTAGCGTGAAGCAGGATGAAAAAGCCAACAAGGCTGACTATGTACTCAAGCTCGATTTAACCCAGTTCTGAGGAATGCGTTGTGATTAACCAGACTCGTACCGCGCTGGCGATTTCGCTCGCCCTTGCCAGCCTCCCGGCGACCGTTTTCGCCGAAGAAACCACACCAGATAATGAAGATCAACTGGTGGTCACCGCCACCGGTTTCGCACAGGAACGCCGTGAGGCACCGGCGACCATCTCCGTCGTCGGCGAGAAAGAACTGAACACCCGCTCTAACCAGAACGTCACCGAAGCCCTTCGCGAGATGCCCGGCGTATTGGTGGGTAATGGCAACGGTAGCCTTGCCACAGGCGATGTGCAGATGCGCGGAATGGACTCGACCTATACCTCCTACATGGTCAACGGCATCAAACAAGGCACCCGCGAATCGCGTCCTTACGGACACCATATCGGGACAGAGGCTGCCTTTTTACCGCCACTTGCTGCTATCGAGCGAATAGAGGTGATTCGCGGACCGATGTCCTCACTGTATGGCTCTGACTCCATCGGCGGCGTGGTCAACGTCATCACCAAAAAAGGCTACAACCTCGATAAATGGACAGGTGTGCTGGAAGATAACTACTTCCTGCAAGAGAAGAGCGAGTACGGTAACACCAACCAGACTAATGTCTTCCTGATGGGGCCAATTATCCCCAGCAAGCTCGGGGTGAGCGTAGCGGCGGATTATCTTGATCGCCGTGATGACGACAGCATCTCCGATGAGCGCTTTGTGAAGCACCAGGCTGGCAATCTGGATGCCACCATCAACATGTCGCCGACCGACACCCAACTTTGGGATTTGAACGTCGTCAAAGGGCATCAGGTAAAATCACACAATGATAAAGCCTGGCAATGGGACTTTGACCGCGATGCCGCTTCACTTGCGCAGCATGCCTGGTACGGCGACGATCTGCTGGAAGTGAAGAACTTCATCAGCTACGAAAACGCTAAAACCGAGTATCGTGTGCCGGGCATGAGTTCGCAGTTCATTAAGCAGAAAAACTATGAAGCCAACAGCG
This window of the Citrobacter freundii ATCC 8090 = MTCC 1658 = NBRC 12681 genome carries:
- the rpoD gene encoding RNA polymerase sigma factor RpoD gives rise to the protein MEQNPQSQLKLLVQRGKEQGYLTYAEVNDHLPEDIVDSDQIEDIIQMINDMGIQVMEEAPDADDLLLAETSNSTDEDAEEAAAQVLSSVESEIGRTTDPVRMYMREMGTVELLTREGEIDIAKRIEDGINQVQCSVAEYPEAITYLLEQYDRVEAEEARLSDLITGFVDPNAEEDMAPTATHVGSELSQEEMDDDEDEDEEDGDDDSSDDDNSIDPELAREKFGELRTQYEITRDTIKAKGRSHAAAQEEIQKLSEVFKQFRLVPKQFDYLVNSMRVMMDRVRTQERLIMKLCVEQCKMPKKNFITLFTGNETSETWFNAAIAMNKPWSEKLHDVADDVHRGLQKLQQIEEETGLTIEQVKDINRRMSIGEAKARRAKKEMVEANLRLVISIAKKYTNRGLQFLDLIQEGNIGLMKAVDKFEYRRGYKFSTYATWWIRQAITRSIADQARTIRIPVHMIETINKLNRISRQMLQEMGREPTPEELAERMLMPEDKIRKVLKIAKEPISMETPIGDDEDSHLGDFIEDTTLELPLDSATTESLRAATHDVLAGLTAREAKVLRMRFGIDMNTDHTLEEVGKQFDVTRERIRQIEAKALRKLRHPSRSEVLRSFLDD
- a CDS encoding YncE family protein; the encoded protein is MNLKTLKNQSLCALAISLALYTGSALAKDFTEDQFASQTLGHGVYELAYDAGQQAIYAASAPSFDKDKTAGEVFLFSTESLKVDERIATERRPFAVSLDEPNHILWLGNALDGSLTLLDTRTHKEVKMLQLADEENKAHVREVVLDKKHHRLYVSGIGSENKGVLWVVDTHNQKLLHALKGMDPVGFAVDEAGDKVYAVTGKGELVTLDGKTSQVLSRVKVDPSEPKHYFLNIALNTAKGVGFIADTNTADVLVVQLDSGKIVHRVPTPNSIAAVYNPARNEVYVTHRNARQISVIDANTYSLKHTIKTAAMPNSMVLSPDSKTLFVSVKQDEKANKADYVLKLDLTQF